The region AGATGTCCCATTTTGTTTAATTGATCTGCAGCAGCTAATCCTGATGGACCAGATCCTACTATTGCGACTTTTTTTCCTGTTCTGCCAATTGCAATCTGAGGTTTTACATAGCCTTCTCTGAATGCTGTTTCTATAATATTTTTTTCAATCTCTTCTATGGTAACCGGTAATTCATTTATTCCAAGCACACATGATCCTTCACAAGGTGCCGGGCAAATTCTTCCGGTAAATTCAGGGAAGTTATTGGTGGTGGAAAGTATATCATACGCTTTCTTCCATTGGTTATTGTATACTGCATCATTAAACTCCGGAATTACATTCCCCAACGGGCAGCCACTCTGGCAAAAAGGTATTCCGCAATTCATGCAACGGGCTGCCTGATTATTTAACAATTCGGCAGATGGCAAGTGCTGGAACTCCTGATAATGTTTCACCCTGCTTTCTACCGATTCTTTCACCGGTAATTCTCTATCATATATTAAAAATCCGTCTGTCTTTCCCATGGCTGCTAATTAGTTTCTTTGTTTTCTTTTTGCTTTAGTAAAGCTTTTTTATAATCTCTCGGATATACCTTTACAAAGTATCCCAATGCTTGTTCAAAATCACTTAGTAAATACTGACCTATCTCACTCCCTGTAATGGCTACATGCTCCTCTATTAATTGCTTGATTAGCTGAACATCAGACTCCTCCAATGACTCCAAATCTGCCATATCCGGATTAAAATTCTTGTCAAGAGATTTATTGATATCCCATACATATGCAATCCCACCGCTCATTCCAGCTCCAAAATTCCTTCCGACATCACCTAAAATAACAACTGTTCCTCCTGTCATATACTCACATCCATGATCACCTACTCCTTCCACAACGGCTGTTGCTCCGGAATTACGAACACAAAAACGCTCTCCTGCCATTCCGTTAATAAAAGCTTTTCCACTAGTAGCTCCGTATAAAGCTACATTACCGATAATACTGTTTTCATGTGCCTTAATTTTAGATTCTTTAGGTAGTTTTACAGCCAGCTTAGCTCCGGAAAGTCCTTTACCAAAATAATCATTAGCATCACCTTCCAGAATCATTGTAAGTCCTTTATTACAAAATGCACCGTAGCTTTGTCCTGCAGTTCCTTTGAAGTCGAATACCAGTGAATCTTCATTCATTCCCTCTGATTTATATTTCTTGGTAATTTCATGGGACAAAATAGTTCCAATTGCCCTGTCTGTATTTTTAACCTCAAAGAAAGCTCTAACCTTACCTTCATTCTGCAGTGCCTCTTGCGCTGCTTCCAGCATTTTCCAGGATATAGAGTCATCCAATTCATTATCCTGATCTTCTGATTTAACTAACGGTAAATCATTTTCAACTTTTTGCAGGAAATCATTAAGGTTTATATTCTGGTGTTTCCAGTGTTTAAGCTTATCTTTTTTAGTCAGACACTGATACTGCCCTACCATTTCATCTATCGTCCTGAATCCTAACGCTGCCATCAATTCTCTTACCTCCGTTGCCAGAAATCTGAAATAGTTAACCAGATGATCCGCACTGCCAGAGAATTTTGCTCTTAAATCAGGATTTTGGGTAGCAATACCGACAGGACATGTATTGAGATGGCATTTACGCATCAGGATACATCCCTGTACAATCAGTGCTGATGTTGCTATTCCCCATTCTTCCGCACCAAGCAAAGTAGCAATAACAATATCTCTGCCTGTTTTTATCTGCCCGTCTGTCTGAATAGTAACCCTTTGTCTTAACTTATTTTTAATTAAGGTTTGATGTGTTTCTGCCAGTCCAAGTTCCCACGGTAATCCGGCATGTCTTACAGAACTTATCGGAGATGCACCTGTACCTCCATCATAACCTGATATTAAAATATGATCAGCTTTCGCTTTTGCTACACCCGAAGCAATAGTTCCAACACCTGCCTTTGAAACAAGTTTAACGCTAATCCGTGCATGTCTGTTTGCATTCTTCAGATCAAAGATTAGCTGCGCCAAGTCTTCTATTGAATAAATATCGTGATGCGGTGGTGGAGAAATTAAGCCTACACCCGGTGTAGCATGGCGGGTTTTTCCAATCCAGCTGTCTACTTTATCCCCCGGTAATTGCCCTCCTTCTCCAGGCTTAGCACCCTGCGCCATTTTTATCTGGATTTCTTCTGCTTCAGCAAGATATCTGCTCGTTACACCGAACCGCCCTGAGGCAACCTGCTTAATAGCGGAACGCATACTATCTCCATTTTGTAATAAATCGTAACGTTGTTCATCTTCACCCCCTTCTCCGGTATTGCTTTTTGCTCCGATGCGATTCATTGCAATTGCTAATGTTGTATGTGCTTCCCAGGAAATAGAACCAAAGGACATCGCTCCTGTAGCAAAACGTTTTAGTATATTTTCTATAGGTTCCACCTCTTCAATAGCTATTGCTTCACGGTCATTTCTAAGCTCCAGTAATGCTCTTAGACTTACCGGCGCATCGTTTCCGACATTAACTGCTCTGGAATATTTCTTGAAAATTTCATAATCGTTTTTCCACGTGGCTTGTTGTAGTAAATGAACAGTATTTGGATTATATTGGTGGTATTCACCTGTTTTTTTCCATTGATAAATTCCTCCTTCCTGCAAAACATCTTGCTTCATTACCGGACGGAAAGCATTGTTATGCTTAATGAGAGCTTCTTTGGCTATCTCATCAAATCCAATTCCTTCAATTCTGGAAATAGCTCCTGTAAAACAGCTATTCACAACCATTTTATTGATGCCAACAATTTCAAATATCTGAGATCCCTGATAAGACTGTAAAGTTGAAATTCCCATCTTAGAAAAGATCTTCAATAATCCGTCTCCTACAGACTTTAAGTAATTCTTTTTAAGCTGATCCAAATCCCCTTCTATCTCTCCGGCTAAATGTAATTGTCTGATAGAAGCTAGTGCCAGATATGGGTTAATTGCCGTAGCGCCAAAACCTAATAAGGCAGCAAAATGGTGTACTTCCCATATATCTCCTGCTTCTATTACAATACCAATTTTCCGTCGGGCACCTTTACGTACCAGATGGTGATGTACAGCAGAGCATGCCAGTAATGTAGGAATAGCAACATGGTCGGAGTCTATAGCTCTGTCTGAAAGTATCAGGACATCGAATCCATCTTCCACAGCATCCATTGCATATCTGCAAATACGATCTATCCCTCGCTTCAGGCTACCAGGATTTCCATCTGCTTTGAAGTATGTATGAATTGTTTTTGCCTGAAAATTCCCAGTGTCTATACTTCTGAGTTTTTCCAACTGTTCATTATTTAGAATCGGCTGTTTTAAAGTAATAGAATGAGCAAAGTTTTTGTCTTCGGAAAGAATATTCCCATTTCCGCCAATGATAGTAGCCAGAGACATCACCATTCTCTCCCGAATAGGATCAATTGGCGGATTGGTTACCTGGGCAAATAACTGTTTAAAATATGAGCTTAGGTGCTGTGGTTTTTCGCTAAGCACAGCCAAAGGAGCATCGAATCCCATAGAACCAATAGGCTCTTTTCCGGTAAGTGCCATAGGTTTAATAACCTGATCCAAATCTTCACGTGTATAACCAAATGCCTGCTGATATTTAAAAATATCATCTGTCTGTAGCATAGTAAAACGAATTCTCGGTGCTGGCAACTCTTCCAAACGTATCTTCTGACTATCCAGCCATTCTTTGTAAGGCTGAGAAGTACATATTTCTTTTTTAAGTTCTTCATCACTGACAATCTTACCTTTGGCAAGGTCTACCAGAAACATTTTTCCAGGCTGAAGACGTCCGCTTTTAATAATTTTAGCAGGATCTACAGGCAAAGCACCAGATTCTGAAGCCATCACAACCATATCATCGGAGGTAACACAAAATCTTGACGGGCGTAGTCCGTTTCTGTCCAAAGTGGCTCCGATAATTTTACCATCCGTAAATGAGATAGAAGCAGGTCCGTCCCACGGTTCCATTACACAGGCATGGAACTCATAGAAATGTTTTTTGTAATCTTCCATGATCTCGTTACCATCCCATGCTTCAGGAATAAGCATCATCATAACGTGTGGTAAAGATCGGCCTGCATGTACCAACATTTCTACCATATTATCCAGATATGCTGAATCTGACTGATCAGGAGTAACCAATGGCAAAAGCATATCTACTTCCTGAGCAGTAAAATAAGGACTTGTAAAAGTTTTCTGAGAAGATTTTAACCAGTTAAGATTTCCTTGTACCGTATTAATCTCTCCGTTATGTGCTATATATCTAAAAGGTTGTGCAAGACTCCATGTAGGCGAAGTATTAGTAGCAAAACGAGAATGCACCATTCCAAAAGCAGAAGTAAGTTTGGGATTGGTTAAATCTCTGAAATAGTGTCTGATCTGTATACTCCTCAACTGTCCTTTGTAAACAAGCTTTCTACATGAAAGCGAAGCTACATAAAAACCAATGGGATCATTTTGCAGAACATTATTAATCTGATTGCTTATATAATTGCGGAAAACGAAAAGTTTTCTTTCAAAACTATTTTCATCATCAATTCCGAAAGGCTTTTCTATGAAAATCATTTCCATTACTGGTTCTACTTCCTTTGCAAGCTCCCCAAGTTCAATATTGTTTACAGGAACAGGTCTGTAGCCCAAAATATTTAACTCTAGCCTATCTGCAGCATGCTGAATAATATTTTTACATTCATCGATAAGTGCTACATTTTTAGGAAAGAAAAACATTCCTACCCCATAGTCTCCTAATCGAGGTAAATCTATTCCATAAGTAGAAGCCTCTTCATCCAGTAATTCATGCGGAATCTGGATTTGTATACCTGCACCGTCCCCAGTATTACTTTCGTAGCCAGTAGCTCCTCTGTGCTCCATATTTTCCAACATTGTTATTGCATCTGCAACAACTTTATGGCTTTTTACTCCCTTAATATTAGCTACAAAGCCAACACCACAAGAGTCAAATTCAAATTCAGGTCTGTACAATCCATAGTTCTTCATAGTCATCAGTTTTCAGACACGAAATTACGAATTATATCAATAAAACAAGTTTTACATAAATATTGAATAATTTTAACACCCAATAAGTATTGATTTTATTCAATTAAACCTAATTTATTAAAAATGTAATATAAAACTGTTTTATTATAATGATTTCAATATTCAATTATCATATATAAAAAACAACAAATTACTGATAATCAGTAAATAACAATTTTAAAACACTTAAATTTACTTTAAAATAGCATTATAAAACAATCAACTACAAAGCTTATATTCAGATTTGTCTCAAAATTATTTTCACGTACGTCAAATAATTTTATTTATTTTTTATAAGCAAATTAGATGTAGAACATTAAAAATATAAAGTTTTTAGAATCATTATAAATTACAAGAGTAAAGATATTTTCACTACTTTAAGATATAAATACAAATAAAAAAGCCCCAAACTTAGTTTGAGGCTTCATTATTTTTATGTATAAATTACATATATGCTTCGATTGGTGTACAAGTACAAATTAAATTTCTGTCGCCATAAGCTTCGTCAATTCTGGAAACTGTAGCAAAGAATTTATTATCTCTCACCCATTCTAATGGATATGCTGCTT is a window of Elizabethkingia anophelis R26 DNA encoding:
- the gltB gene encoding glutamate synthase large subunit, with the translated sequence MKNYGLYRPEFEFDSCGVGFVANIKGVKSHKVVADAITMLENMEHRGATGYESNTGDGAGIQIQIPHELLDEEASTYGIDLPRLGDYGVGMFFFPKNVALIDECKNIIQHAADRLELNILGYRPVPVNNIELGELAKEVEPVMEMIFIEKPFGIDDENSFERKLFVFRNYISNQINNVLQNDPIGFYVASLSCRKLVYKGQLRSIQIRHYFRDLTNPKLTSAFGMVHSRFATNTSPTWSLAQPFRYIAHNGEINTVQGNLNWLKSSQKTFTSPYFTAQEVDMLLPLVTPDQSDSAYLDNMVEMLVHAGRSLPHVMMMLIPEAWDGNEIMEDYKKHFYEFHACVMEPWDGPASISFTDGKIIGATLDRNGLRPSRFCVTSDDMVVMASESGALPVDPAKIIKSGRLQPGKMFLVDLAKGKIVSDEELKKEICTSQPYKEWLDSQKIRLEELPAPRIRFTMLQTDDIFKYQQAFGYTREDLDQVIKPMALTGKEPIGSMGFDAPLAVLSEKPQHLSSYFKQLFAQVTNPPIDPIRERMVMSLATIIGGNGNILSEDKNFAHSITLKQPILNNEQLEKLRSIDTGNFQAKTIHTYFKADGNPGSLKRGIDRICRYAMDAVEDGFDVLILSDRAIDSDHVAIPTLLACSAVHHHLVRKGARRKIGIVIEAGDIWEVHHFAALLGFGATAINPYLALASIRQLHLAGEIEGDLDQLKKNYLKSVGDGLLKIFSKMGISTLQSYQGSQIFEIVGINKMVVNSCFTGAISRIEGIGFDEIAKEALIKHNNAFRPVMKQDVLQEGGIYQWKKTGEYHQYNPNTVHLLQQATWKNDYEIFKKYSRAVNVGNDAPVSLRALLELRNDREAIAIEEVEPIENILKRFATGAMSFGSISWEAHTTLAIAMNRIGAKSNTGEGGEDEQRYDLLQNGDSMRSAIKQVASGRFGVTSRYLAEAEEIQIKMAQGAKPGEGGQLPGDKVDSWIGKTRHATPGVGLISPPPHHDIYSIEDLAQLIFDLKNANRHARISVKLVSKAGVGTIASGVAKAKADHILISGYDGGTGASPISSVRHAGLPWELGLAETHQTLIKNKLRQRVTIQTDGQIKTGRDIVIATLLGAEEWGIATSALIVQGCILMRKCHLNTCPVGIATQNPDLRAKFSGSADHLVNYFRFLATEVRELMAALGFRTIDEMVGQYQCLTKKDKLKHWKHQNINLNDFLQKVENDLPLVKSEDQDNELDDSISWKMLEAAQEALQNEGKVRAFFEVKNTDRAIGTILSHEITKKYKSEGMNEDSLVFDFKGTAGQSYGAFCNKGLTMILEGDANDYFGKGLSGAKLAVKLPKESKIKAHENSIIGNVALYGATSGKAFINGMAGERFCVRNSGATAVVEGVGDHGCEYMTGGTVVILGDVGRNFGAGMSGGIAYVWDINKSLDKNFNPDMADLESLEESDVQLIKQLIEEHVAITGSEIGQYLLSDFEQALGYFVKVYPRDYKKALLKQKENKETN